A single genomic interval of Flavihumibacter rivuli harbors:
- a CDS encoding glycoside hydrolase family 97 protein, with the protein MKRLFSICLALMVAPILFAQTIQSPDGALELQFSLGDSIPQYQLRFKGKELIRPSRLGLELFDAPSLTGGFFAKNQQTNSFQESWNPVMGEVKTILNHYNELAITLRQPSTQREILVRFRLFNDGLGFRYEFPQQPNLNYFVIREEATQFALNGDHKAWWIAGDYDTEEYKYTTSNLSEVPALFDKSYEGNASQTIVPMALQTPLMLKRPDGVYLNIHEAALVGYSAMNVELDPKSFQLKAHLTPDAQGRKGYIQTPFHTPWRTIVVAEKAEQVLASKLILNLNEPSKIANTDWIKPVKYIGVWWQMFCPGQGSWSYTDIDNVRLGVTDYKKLTPNKTHGANNTNVKKYIDFAAKHGFDGVLVEGWNEGWEDWFGKSKEDVFDFVTPYPDFDVKMLTDYARSKGVRLIMHHETSGAATNYERWMDTAFRFMVNHGYNAVKTGYVGNIIPRGEHHYSQWMINHYNRVIQKAAQYGIMVNSHESVHPTGLHRTWPNAIAAEAARGTEYESFGGNNPDHTTILPFTRLMGGPMDYTPGIFQTRLDYYQPGDSRYVTSTLVKQLALYVTMYSPLQMAADMIENYERFPDAFQFIKDVAVDWDDTKILSAEPGDYITIARKAKGKEEWFVGGITDENPRVTTIDFSFLDADDYYVATIYEDGKNAHYITNPQQYNIYKVLVNKKSKLKQQLAASGGVAISLKKADKEELKKLKKLK; encoded by the coding sequence ATGAAACGATTATTCAGTATTTGCCTGGCGCTGATGGTGGCGCCCATTCTTTTTGCACAGACCATCCAATCGCCCGATGGTGCGCTGGAACTGCAGTTCAGCCTGGGCGATAGCATCCCGCAGTACCAGCTGCGGTTCAAGGGTAAGGAATTGATCAGGCCCTCCCGACTGGGTTTGGAACTCTTCGATGCGCCCTCCCTTACCGGTGGCTTTTTCGCGAAGAACCAACAGACCAACTCCTTCCAGGAAAGCTGGAACCCGGTGATGGGCGAAGTGAAGACCATCCTCAACCACTATAATGAACTGGCCATAACCCTTCGCCAGCCTTCCACGCAGCGCGAGATCCTGGTGCGTTTCCGCCTCTTCAATGATGGGTTGGGTTTCCGTTATGAGTTCCCCCAGCAGCCCAACCTGAACTATTTCGTGATCAGGGAAGAAGCTACCCAGTTCGCCTTGAATGGTGACCATAAGGCCTGGTGGATCGCCGGTGATTACGATACGGAAGAATACAAGTACACGACTTCCAACCTTTCTGAAGTACCTGCCCTCTTCGACAAGAGCTATGAAGGCAATGCGTCCCAAACCATTGTGCCCATGGCCCTACAGACCCCCTTGATGCTGAAGCGTCCGGATGGTGTGTACCTCAATATCCACGAAGCAGCATTGGTTGGTTATTCAGCCATGAATGTGGAACTGGATCCAAAGAGCTTCCAGTTGAAGGCCCATCTCACGCCCGATGCGCAAGGCAGGAAGGGCTATATCCAGACCCCATTCCATACGCCCTGGCGCACAATTGTAGTAGCGGAGAAGGCAGAGCAGGTCCTGGCTTCCAAGCTGATCCTGAACCTTAATGAACCGAGCAAGATCGCCAATACGGACTGGATCAAGCCGGTGAAATATATCGGGGTGTGGTGGCAGATGTTCTGCCCTGGACAAGGCAGCTGGAGTTATACCGATATCGATAATGTTCGGTTAGGCGTTACCGATTACAAGAAGCTGACCCCGAACAAGACGCATGGTGCCAATAATACCAATGTGAAAAAGTATATCGATTTTGCAGCGAAGCATGGTTTCGATGGGGTGCTGGTGGAAGGCTGGAACGAAGGCTGGGAAGACTGGTTCGGCAAGTCGAAGGAAGATGTCTTCGATTTTGTGACCCCTTATCCTGATTTTGATGTGAAGATGCTGACGGATTATGCCCGTTCCAAAGGCGTAAGGCTGATTATGCACCATGAGACCTCAGGTGCCGCCACCAATTACGAGCGTTGGATGGATACTGCCTTCCGATTCATGGTGAACCATGGCTACAATGCAGTGAAGACCGGTTATGTAGGCAATATCATTCCCCGCGGTGAGCACCATTACAGCCAGTGGATGATCAACCACTACAACCGGGTGATCCAGAAAGCCGCCCAATATGGTATCATGGTGAACTCACATGAGTCAGTGCACCCAACCGGCCTGCACCGTACCTGGCCCAATGCCATTGCAGCGGAAGCCGCTCGTGGAACAGAATACGAGAGCTTTGGCGGGAATAATCCAGACCATACCACTATCCTTCCCTTCACGCGACTGATGGGAGGGCCGATGGATTACACACCGGGTATCTTCCAGACCCGACTGGATTATTACCAGCCCGGTGATTCGCGTTATGTTACTTCTACCCTGGTGAAGCAACTGGCACTTTATGTGACCATGTACAGTCCATTGCAAATGGCTGCCGATATGATCGAGAACTATGAGCGCTTCCCCGATGCCTTCCAGTTCATCAAGGATGTAGCCGTTGATTGGGATGATACCAAGATCCTGTCGGCCGAGCCGGGTGATTACATCACCATTGCCCGCAAGGCCAAGGGCAAGGAAGAATGGTTTGTGGGTGGCATCACCGATGAGAACCCAAGGGTGACCACCATCGATTTCAGTTTCCTGGATGCCGATGATTATTATGTGGCCACCATCTACGAAGATGGGAAGAACGCGCATTATATCACCAATCCCCAGCAGTACAATATTTACAAGGTGCTGGTGAACAAAAAATCAAAACTGAAGCAGCAACTGGCCGCCAGTGGTGGTGTCGCCATCAGCCTGAAGAAGGCAGATAAGGAAGAGTTGAAGAAGCTGAAGAAGTTGAAGTGA
- a CDS encoding GNAT family N-acetyltransferase, with protein sequence MSLYTFSTTSNLTLLDTPGEVYLETCQDIKILSSISGLSQENIQLRMDTGHKAFLAYYQYQPAAFGWMATTQATIGELNHSFRLPQRERYLWNFRTLAPFRGKGIYPALLQYILWSEAPKAHRFWIAHAPENNASLRGITKAGFQFAGTLYRNKMGRVVIRENEANLHLLPSLYQMGIYRSAADAASCWQCSSPYVKNRTGECCCTEKGQSCNGATILQPVV encoded by the coding sequence ATGTCACTGTATACATTTTCCACCACTTCCAACCTTACCCTGCTGGATACACCAGGTGAGGTATACCTGGAAACCTGCCAGGATATAAAGATCCTCAGCAGCATCAGTGGATTGAGCCAGGAGAATATCCAACTGCGGATGGATACAGGGCATAAGGCATTCCTTGCCTATTATCAATACCAACCTGCTGCATTTGGCTGGATGGCAACCACCCAGGCGACTATCGGGGAACTCAACCATTCTTTCCGCTTGCCGCAAAGGGAGCGGTACCTCTGGAATTTCCGGACACTGGCCCCTTTCAGGGGAAAGGGCATCTATCCGGCCTTGCTGCAATATATCCTTTGGAGTGAGGCCCCGAAGGCCCATCGCTTCTGGATAGCCCATGCCCCGGAAAACAACGCTTCCCTCAGGGGAATTACCAAAGCAGGATTCCAGTTTGCCGGAACGCTTTACCGTAACAAAATGGGCAGGGTGGTCATTCGGGAAAATGAGGCCAACCTGCATCTCTTACCCTCGCTTTACCAGATGGGCATCTACCGATCCGCAGCGGATGCCGCTTCCTGCTGGCAATGCAGTAGCCCTTACGTGAAAAACAGAACGGGAGAATGCTGCTGTACAGAAAAGGGCCAGTCGTGTAATGGCGCTACTATCCTGCAGCCCGTAGTATAA
- a CDS encoding outer membrane beta-barrel family protein: MKKITLLLSSALALSALAQAQQINGIVTDAQGKPAENASVSLHRAKDSSVLKIELTKSGAFSFTPSGPDSLFLSISYVGHEPAYSRPFRYEGNTISLPGFRLDPAQKQMEGVTVTAKKQMVEVRPNKTILNIEQSATAIGSDALELFRKSPGITVDKDDQISLYGKNGVQVMIDNKPTPLSAQQLSAYLKSIPAAQIEAIEIIQNPPSSLEAAGTGGVINIRMKKNKKAGFSGSVFTGLSASKHGRTESGLSLYYKKDRVNLYGNYSNANGYTESDFRITRLLKDSLYDQQTKVLAKKNTHAFNTGLDYNFNSRHSIGFMMNGNFSGPRSETYSLTPISHWPSGNTATLLAAGNFNRQRNTTINSNLSYAFRDSAGRSLTLQADHGYYSIDQDQWQPNLFFDSAGKQPLYARNYIINSPSDINIYAFKADYNTKLGKGQLGFGGKVGYVVTNNTFDQFDEQNGRLTQDWKHSNRFGYKENVNAAYLNYNRQYKTLAIQAGLRMEQTVVKGILTSYEQHGQGINEKETSFKRDYIDLFPNLSLTYKAIANNQFTLSYAKRIDRPAYQNLNPFEYRITEYTYHKGSTELRPQYSQSISLTHTYKQRINTTLSYTRIKDVFGQLVDTASGNKGLLVHRNLANQDMVNLNISVPFQYKNYSLFVNANSYYTRYEANFGEGRQIDLDAWAVNLFAQNSLRLKKGWTVELSGFYSSPSIWQGSLKTKSIWSVDAGIQKPVLKGRGTLKASVTDLFHSLKWEANSNFSGQQVWAKGQQESRQFKLNFTYRIGKGNVKQGPSRKTGTEEENQRAQGSGGLVH, encoded by the coding sequence ATGAAAAAAATAACGCTCCTCCTTTCATCTGCCTTAGCACTATCGGCTCTCGCCCAGGCCCAACAGATCAATGGCATCGTTACTGATGCCCAGGGCAAACCTGCCGAGAACGCTTCTGTTTCCTTACACCGCGCTAAAGACAGCAGTGTGCTCAAGATCGAACTCACAAAGTCTGGTGCCTTTAGTTTTACACCATCAGGCCCCGACAGTTTGTTCCTCTCCATCAGCTATGTGGGGCATGAGCCTGCTTATTCAAGGCCTTTCCGCTATGAAGGCAATACCATTTCCCTGCCGGGTTTCCGCCTGGATCCTGCACAAAAACAGATGGAAGGCGTAACCGTCACCGCAAAAAAGCAAATGGTAGAAGTAAGGCCAAACAAAACCATCCTCAATATCGAACAAAGTGCGACTGCCATCGGAAGCGATGCCCTGGAACTGTTCCGCAAATCACCGGGCATCACTGTTGACAAGGATGACCAGATCAGCCTTTATGGCAAGAATGGTGTACAGGTGATGATCGACAACAAGCCGACACCACTCAGCGCGCAACAACTCAGTGCCTACCTGAAGAGCATCCCGGCTGCACAAATTGAAGCCATCGAGATCATCCAAAACCCGCCATCCAGCCTGGAAGCTGCCGGTACCGGAGGCGTGATCAATATCCGGATGAAAAAGAACAAGAAAGCAGGATTCTCAGGAAGCGTATTCACCGGCTTGAGCGCCAGCAAGCATGGCAGGACGGAAAGCGGACTCTCCCTGTATTATAAAAAGGATCGCGTTAACCTCTACGGAAACTACAGTAACGCCAATGGCTATACGGAAAGCGACTTCCGTATCACGCGACTGCTGAAGGACAGTTTGTATGACCAACAAACTAAGGTGCTGGCCAAAAAGAACACCCACGCCTTCAACACCGGGCTGGACTATAACTTCAATAGCCGCCACAGCATCGGGTTCATGATGAACGGGAACTTCTCCGGACCCCGAAGTGAAACCTACAGCCTTACCCCCATATCGCACTGGCCATCCGGCAACACGGCTACCTTGCTGGCAGCAGGTAATTTCAATCGCCAGCGCAACACAACCATTAATTCCAACCTGAGCTATGCATTCCGGGATAGTGCCGGCAGGAGCCTGACCTTACAGGCGGATCATGGATATTACTCCATCGACCAGGACCAATGGCAGCCTAACCTCTTTTTCGATTCAGCAGGCAAGCAGCCGTTATATGCCAGGAACTATATCATCAACAGCCCGTCCGATATCAATATCTATGCTTTCAAGGCCGATTATAACACCAAACTTGGCAAAGGCCAACTGGGTTTTGGCGGCAAGGTTGGCTATGTTGTCACCAACAACACCTTTGACCAATTCGATGAACAGAACGGACGCCTGACGCAGGATTGGAAGCATAGCAACCGCTTCGGGTATAAGGAAAATGTCAATGCTGCCTACCTGAACTACAACCGACAGTATAAAACCCTGGCCATCCAGGCCGGCCTTCGCATGGAACAGACAGTAGTGAAAGGAATCCTGACCAGCTACGAACAGCATGGCCAGGGGATCAACGAGAAGGAAACAAGTTTCAAACGTGATTATATTGACCTGTTCCCCAATCTTTCCCTTACCTATAAGGCTATTGCAAACAACCAGTTCACCCTTTCTTATGCAAAGAGGATCGACAGGCCTGCTTACCAGAACCTCAATCCATTTGAATACCGTATAACCGAATACACTTACCATAAGGGAAGTACTGAATTGCGCCCGCAGTATAGCCAATCCATCAGCCTCACCCACACCTATAAGCAACGCATCAATACTACTTTGAGCTATACCCGTATCAAGGATGTTTTTGGTCAATTGGTGGACACCGCATCGGGCAATAAAGGCTTACTGGTGCACCGCAACCTGGCCAACCAGGATATGGTCAACCTGAATATCAGTGTTCCCTTCCAGTATAAGAACTACTCCCTGTTTGTGAATGCCAATAGCTATTATACACGCTATGAAGCCAATTTTGGCGAAGGAAGGCAGATCGATCTTGATGCCTGGGCAGTGAACCTCTTCGCCCAGAATAGCCTGAGGCTGAAGAAGGGATGGACCGTAGAATTGAGTGGGTTCTATTCCTCCCCTTCCATTTGGCAGGGCAGCCTGAAGACCAAATCCATCTGGAGCGTAGATGCCGGTATCCAGAAACCGGTGCTCAAGGGAAGGGGAACTTTGAAAGCCAGTGTAACCGATCTTTTCCATAGCCTGAAATGGGAGGCCAACAGCAATTTCTCCGGCCAGCAGGTTTGGGCCAAAGGGCAACAGGAAAGCAGGCAGTTCAAACTGAACTTCACCTATCGCATTGGCAAGGGCAATGTAAAACAGGGTCCTTCCCGGAAAACCGGGACAGAAGAAGAAAACCAAAGGGCGCAAGGCTCCGGCGGACTAGTGCATTAA
- a CDS encoding helix-turn-helix domain-containing protein — translation MLMVARGGAYAEHRHIGIQLTLTLEDHPFELWTPKDGWRETKAVLINSNIPHSLRKLDGWHVICSMVPGLLQGKELKEKVLKGSPVCYLDIGRFDAHLDKLLSLRESQFQTEGEFLDCVQQVFNGCLDHPWFRKPLDERVARVVEQINSRVSCNFSAAELAASVHLSEDRFLHLFKEQMGTPLRAYIQSQRLGFAFSLILNGMSSKEAAYEAGFSDPAHFSRTFSQLTGGTPSYFSALKQVMRMTCFVNG, via the coding sequence ATGCTGATGGTCGCCAGGGGCGGCGCATATGCGGAACACCGGCATATAGGCATCCAACTTACCTTGACATTGGAGGACCATCCCTTTGAGTTGTGGACCCCAAAAGATGGCTGGCGGGAAACAAAAGCGGTATTGATCAATTCCAATATACCCCATAGCCTGCGTAAGCTGGACGGCTGGCATGTGATCTGTAGCATGGTGCCTGGGCTCTTGCAAGGCAAGGAATTGAAAGAAAAAGTGCTAAAAGGTTCTCCGGTTTGCTACCTGGATATCGGGCGATTTGATGCACACCTGGATAAACTGTTATCGCTCAGGGAAAGCCAATTCCAAACCGAAGGAGAATTTTTAGATTGTGTCCAGCAAGTGTTTAACGGTTGCCTTGACCATCCCTGGTTCAGGAAGCCTTTGGATGAAAGGGTCGCCAGGGTCGTGGAACAGATCAATAGCCGGGTTTCGTGCAATTTCTCTGCGGCTGAGTTGGCTGCATCTGTACACCTCTCAGAAGACCGCTTCCTTCACCTCTTCAAGGAGCAGATGGGCACTCCCTTGCGTGCCTATATCCAATCCCAGCGCCTGGGATTTGCCTTTAGTCTTATCCTCAACGGCATGTCTTCCAAGGAAGCAGCTTATGAAGCGGGCTTTAGTGACCCTGCCCATTTCAGCCGGACCTTCAGCCAACTGACGGGCGGCACCCCTTCCTACTTCTCCGCTTTAAAACAGGTGATGAGGATGACCTGTTTTGTGAATGGCTGA
- a CDS encoding alpha/beta hydrolase, whose amino-acid sequence MNLSSISAASKGRSLFFRIGIILVLLILAVFLSFQLSPWPSAMLIRYAFNKGGIKMNKELEKHVPPGVTAVMDLHYDPADKDALLDLYYPSSLKDPGKQVPLIVWFHGGGLISGDKGQVGNYCRILASKGYAVASVDYTIAPEGKFPTPIRQGNQALGYLKANANKYPINASKIFLAGDSGGSMIAAQVANLISDSGYADTLGIRPSIDRSLLAGMLLYCGIYDISHLNFSGNFGDFLRTVLWSYGGRKDFRNHPTLHTASVLNYVTAGFPPSFISAGNEDPLLSQSLGLARKLAALQVQVDTVFYPSSFQPGLPHEYQFNLDIAPGRQVLDRSLIFMKDILSEEGRGN is encoded by the coding sequence ATGAACCTATCCTCCATTTCCGCTGCCAGCAAAGGGCGATCCCTGTTCTTCCGCATTGGCATTATCCTTGTCCTGCTGATCCTTGCCGTCTTCCTTTCCTTCCAGTTAAGTCCATGGCCTTCGGCTATGCTTATTCGTTATGCCTTCAACAAAGGTGGCATCAAAATGAACAAGGAGCTGGAAAAGCATGTGCCTCCGGGTGTTACTGCGGTAATGGACCTGCACTATGATCCGGCAGATAAGGATGCCCTACTCGATCTCTATTACCCTTCTTCCCTGAAGGACCCCGGCAAGCAGGTTCCCCTTATTGTATGGTTTCACGGAGGTGGGCTGATCTCGGGTGACAAAGGACAGGTAGGAAATTACTGCAGGATACTGGCCTCCAAAGGTTACGCCGTAGCCTCCGTTGATTACACCATTGCGCCGGAGGGCAAATTCCCAACACCCATCCGCCAGGGCAACCAGGCATTGGGCTATTTAAAGGCCAATGCCAACAAATACCCCATCAATGCTTCGAAGATCTTCCTGGCAGGCGATTCGGGCGGCTCCATGATCGCGGCACAAGTGGCGAACCTGATCAGTGACAGCGGCTATGCTGACACCCTGGGTATCCGCCCCTCCATTGACCGGTCCCTGTTAGCTGGTATGCTATTGTATTGCGGTATCTATGACATCAGCCACCTGAACTTTTCAGGTAATTTTGGTGACTTCCTGCGAACGGTGTTGTGGTCTTATGGTGGCCGCAAGGATTTCAGGAATCATCCCACCCTGCATACGGCATCTGTACTGAACTATGTCACTGCAGGCTTCCCACCCAGTTTTATCTCTGCGGGTAATGAAGATCCCTTATTGTCCCAGTCGCTTGGGCTGGCCAGGAAACTGGCCGCGTTGCAAGTGCAAGTGGACACAGTGTTTTACCCATCCAGTTTTCAGCCGGGCTTGCCCCATGAATACCAGTTTAACCTGGATATCGCTCCCGGTCGGCAAGTTCTGGATCGCTCCCTAATTTTCATGAAGGATATTTTAAGTGAGGAGGGAAGAGGCAACTGA
- a CDS encoding helix-turn-helix domain-containing protein has product MEAVQTILVRNMVCNRCVITVKDILGTLGINYANVSLGKILLRDRIPGEAHHRLQTALQEVGLEIIEGRTRAIVEQVKQALAEYLELGIDNQQYKLSAFVASRVHYEFSYVSDLFSSIEGVSVERYFILQRIEKVKELLAYDELTISEISYRTGFSSIHHLSAQFRKVTGMTPSQFKQTGNLERLPIDMLHYSGESMAVGA; this is encoded by the coding sequence ATGGAAGCTGTTCAAACGATCCTGGTAAGGAATATGGTCTGTAACCGTTGTGTAATAACCGTAAAAGATATCCTCGGGACATTAGGTATCAACTATGCTAATGTATCGCTGGGAAAGATCCTCTTGCGTGACCGCATTCCCGGGGAAGCTCATCATCGCTTGCAAACTGCCTTGCAGGAAGTCGGGTTGGAGATCATTGAAGGACGGACCAGGGCTATTGTTGAGCAAGTGAAACAGGCATTGGCGGAATACCTCGAGCTGGGTATTGACAACCAGCAATACAAGTTGTCTGCGTTTGTAGCCTCAAGGGTCCATTATGAATTCAGTTATGTGAGCGACCTGTTCTCTTCCATAGAAGGGGTGTCTGTGGAGCGTTACTTTATCCTGCAACGCATTGAAAAGGTAAAGGAACTGCTCGCCTACGATGAGTTGACCATTAGTGAGATCTCTTATAGAACCGGCTTCAGCAGTATCCATCATTTGTCTGCGCAGTTCAGGAAAGTGACTGGCATGACACCATCCCAGTTCAAGCAGACAGGAAACCTGGAACGTCTGCCTATTGACATGCTCCATTACAGCGGGGAGTCAATGGCAGTTGGCGCATAA